In Methylobacterium aquaticum, the following proteins share a genomic window:
- a CDS encoding ProQ/FINO family protein — translation MQIRSEHRRASATSGTRTPASAPTRPVRPTLTLKGAAAVPPQSGTLEQQPAAAGKIDDSGEAKVAACKPAQAPRPWKMSREPVVARPRLLERSQALNDLLSAPIGVLPAGEGDLLRPFRIGLGPEIIAHRKPDVTVADCEKAIRRYVRAFSYQFAIAQPGSMRHDLDGNPIEAVSDADREHAQRSCRASQEKSRKREAARAAEKAAHSLSAVPSDISEPSVPAELARC, via the coding sequence ATGCAGATCAGGAGCGAGCACCGCCGCGCGTCGGCTACCAGCGGCACCCGCACGCCTGCCTCTGCACCGACCCGACCTGTTCGGCCCACATTGACCCTCAAAGGTGCCGCGGCCGTACCGCCTCAATCGGGCACTCTGGAACAGCAACCGGCCGCAGCTGGGAAAATCGACGATTCCGGAGAAGCAAAGGTTGCGGCCTGCAAGCCCGCTCAGGCTCCTCGTCCCTGGAAGATGAGCCGCGAACCAGTCGTTGCCCGGCCTCGCCTCCTGGAACGAAGCCAAGCACTCAATGATCTCTTATCCGCGCCGATTGGTGTGCTCCCGGCAGGGGAGGGCGACCTGTTGCGTCCCTTCCGGATCGGCCTCGGCCCTGAGATCATCGCCCACCGCAAGCCCGACGTGACGGTGGCAGATTGCGAGAAGGCCATCCGCCGCTACGTGCGGGCTTTCTCCTACCAGTTCGCGATCGCACAGCCCGGATCGATGCGCCATGACCTCGACGGCAACCCGATTGAGGCGGTGAGCGATGCAGATCGCGAGCACGCGCAGCGCTCCTGTCGAGCCTCTCAGGAAAAATCCAGGAAGCGAGAGGCAGCACGCGCGGCGGAGAAGGCTGCGCATTCTCTCAGCGCCGTTCCGAGTGATATCAGCGAGCCGTCCGTTCCTGCCGAGTTGGCCCGTTGCTGA